The following are from one region of the Variovorax sp. V213 genome:
- a CDS encoding M24 family metallopeptidase, producing MSSIGPLAFSVEEYRRRLCMVQDAIRARHLDWAILDEPETMGWLSGYAVGENLWRACLVPVVGDPFLLIRKLDMAPARAKSWLQDIVAFSDWEEPVSVLAAALRSRGAHARIGVDFQSHSFTRQRQDLLAHALPDSIFCDLERAVWDARRCKSNEEVEHLRVAASLLDRAVLKVADAIRPDASQRDVAAVAAAEYYRLGFDDGFVGYVTAGSDWDCLHSSMSDEPIGDGALVHVELLPKLKGYSVRIMRTVAVGRATEDQKSTFAGLCALQDEQFRAMRPGAIAADVDAIVRQGVLSAGLRPDYENITGYTLGFSAPSSQRVSDLYRSFVPTATWLLEKGMVFHMYTSARGLAVSETVLVTESGAERLTRTPRKIFETGVKA from the coding sequence CGCCGACGTCTCTGCATGGTGCAAGACGCGATACGCGCTCGTCATCTCGACTGGGCGATTCTGGACGAGCCAGAGACCATGGGCTGGCTTTCCGGCTACGCCGTCGGAGAGAACCTGTGGCGCGCGTGCCTCGTTCCGGTGGTCGGTGACCCCTTTCTCCTGATCCGAAAACTCGACATGGCGCCGGCACGTGCGAAGAGCTGGCTGCAAGACATCGTAGCCTTCTCTGACTGGGAGGAGCCTGTCTCGGTTTTGGCGGCCGCGCTGAGGTCCCGGGGAGCACACGCGCGAATCGGTGTCGACTTCCAGTCCCACTCCTTCACCCGTCAGCGGCAAGACCTCCTCGCGCACGCTCTTCCAGATTCTATTTTTTGCGACTTGGAACGAGCAGTCTGGGACGCGCGTCGATGCAAGTCGAACGAGGAGGTCGAACACCTTCGTGTGGCTGCGAGCTTGTTGGATCGCGCAGTCTTGAAAGTGGCCGATGCCATTCGGCCAGACGCCTCGCAGCGAGACGTTGCCGCCGTTGCCGCCGCCGAGTATTACCGGCTTGGTTTCGACGATGGTTTCGTTGGCTACGTGACGGCTGGTTCGGACTGGGATTGTCTGCACAGCTCGATGAGTGACGAGCCGATCGGAGACGGTGCGCTGGTCCACGTCGAGCTTCTGCCCAAACTCAAGGGCTACTCGGTGCGGATCATGCGCACCGTGGCCGTGGGGCGGGCGACCGAAGATCAGAAGTCAACCTTCGCGGGCCTCTGTGCGCTTCAGGATGAGCAGTTCAGAGCCATGCGTCCTGGCGCAATCGCAGCCGATGTCGACGCCATCGTGCGGCAGGGCGTACTGTCGGCGGGCCTGAGACCCGACTATGAAAACATCACGGGCTATACCTTGGGGTTTTCGGCACCCTCGTCTCAGCGTGTGAGCGATCTCTACAGGTCTTTCGTACCGACCGCCACTTGGCTGCTCGAGAAGGGCATGGTGTTCCACATGTACACCTCCGCTCGAGGCCTGGCCGTCAGCGAGACTGTCCTGGTGACTGAATCCGGCGCCGAGCGATTGACTCGTAC